In Variovorax paradoxus, a single genomic region encodes these proteins:
- the aspS gene encoding aspartate--tRNA ligase, with the protein MAMRTHYCGLVTEALMGQTVTLCGWVNRRRDHGGVIFVDVRDREGYVQVVCDPDRASTFAVAENLRNEFCVQITGLVRSRPEGTTNDQLKSGKIEVLCHELKVLNPSVTPPFLLDDDNLSETTRLTHRVLDLRRPAMQRNMMLRYKVTMETRKFLDANGFIDIETPMLGKSTPEGARDYLVPSRVHDGSFFALPQSPQLFKQLLMVAGYDRYYQIVKCFRDEDLRADRQPEFTQIDIETSFLAEEEIREMFEGMIRNVFRNAAGIDLPVFPTMTYGDAMFKYGSDKPDLRVKLEFTELTELMKRVEFKVFSNAATMPGGRVVALRVPGGGAEGGLSRGEIDAYQEFVKIYGAKGLAYIKVNDAAAGREGLQSPIVKNLDDNALAEIIARTGARNGDILFFGADKEKVVNDAIGALRIKIGHSAFGKKSGLFDDRWAPLWVVDFPMFEFDEEGQRWSAVHHPFTAPKDGHEDLMDTAPEKCIAKAYDMVLNGIEMGGGSVRIHREEVQSKVFRALKISAEDAQLKFGFLLDALQYGAPPHGGIAIGLDRLVMLMTGAESIRDVIAFPKTQRAQDLLTQAPSPVDEKQLRELHIKLRNTPQAA; encoded by the coding sequence ATGGCCATGCGTACTCACTATTGCGGTCTCGTGACCGAAGCCCTGATGGGCCAAACCGTTACCCTGTGCGGCTGGGTCAACCGTCGCCGCGACCACGGCGGCGTGATCTTCGTCGACGTGCGCGACCGCGAAGGTTATGTGCAGGTGGTGTGCGACCCCGATCGCGCCTCCACCTTCGCCGTGGCTGAAAACCTGCGCAATGAGTTCTGCGTGCAGATCACCGGCCTGGTGCGTTCGCGCCCCGAGGGCACGACCAACGACCAGCTCAAGAGCGGCAAGATCGAAGTGCTTTGCCACGAACTGAAGGTGCTGAACCCCTCGGTCACGCCTCCGTTCCTGCTGGACGACGACAACCTGTCGGAAACCACCCGCCTCACGCACCGCGTGCTCGACCTGCGCCGTCCGGCCATGCAGCGCAACATGATGCTGCGCTACAAGGTGACGATGGAAACCCGCAAGTTCCTCGACGCCAACGGCTTCATCGACATCGAGACGCCGATGCTCGGCAAGTCCACGCCCGAAGGCGCGCGCGACTACCTCGTGCCCAGCCGCGTGCACGACGGCAGCTTCTTCGCGCTGCCGCAGTCGCCCCAGCTCTTCAAGCAGCTGCTGATGGTGGCCGGCTACGACCGCTACTACCAGATCGTGAAGTGCTTCCGCGACGAGGACCTGCGCGCCGACCGCCAGCCCGAATTCACGCAGATCGACATCGAGACCTCGTTCCTCGCCGAAGAGGAAATCCGCGAGATGTTCGAAGGCATGATCCGCAACGTGTTCCGCAACGCCGCGGGCATCGACCTGCCGGTGTTCCCGACCATGACGTACGGCGACGCGATGTTCAAGTACGGCTCCGACAAGCCCGACCTGCGCGTGAAGCTCGAATTCACCGAACTCACCGAGCTGATGAAGCGCGTGGAGTTCAAGGTGTTCTCCAATGCCGCCACCATGCCCGGCGGCCGCGTGGTCGCGCTGCGCGTGCCCGGCGGCGGTGCCGAGGGCGGCCTGTCGCGCGGTGAAATCGACGCGTACCAGGAATTCGTCAAGATCTACGGTGCCAAGGGCCTGGCCTACATCAAGGTCAACGACGCAGCCGCCGGCCGCGAAGGCCTGCAGAGCCCGATCGTGAAGAACCTCGACGACAACGCGCTGGCCGAGATCATCGCCCGCACGGGTGCCCGCAACGGCGACATCCTGTTCTTCGGCGCCGACAAGGAAAAGGTCGTCAACGACGCCATCGGCGCGCTGCGCATCAAGATCGGCCACAGCGCCTTCGGCAAGAAGAGCGGCCTGTTCGACGACCGCTGGGCACCGCTGTGGGTGGTCGACTTCCCGATGTTCGAGTTCGACGAGGAAGGCCAGCGCTGGAGCGCCGTGCACCACCCGTTCACCGCGCCCAAGGACGGCCATGAAGACCTCATGGACACCGCCCCCGAGAAGTGCATCGCCAAGGCCTACGACATGGTGCTCAACGGCATCGAGATGGGCGGCGGTTCGGTGCGTATCCACCGCGAGGAAGTGCAGAGCAAGGTGTTCCGCGCGCTGAAGATCAGCGCAGAAGACGCGCAGCTCAAGTTCGGCTTCCTGCTGGACGCGCTGCAGTACGGCGCGCCGCCGCACGGCGGCATCGCCATCGGCCTGGACCGCCTGGTCATGCTGATGACCGGCGCCGAGTCGATCCGCGACGTGATCGCCTTCCCCAAGACCCAGCGCGCGCAGGACCTGCTGACGCAGGCGCCGAGCCCGGTCGACGAGAAGCAGCTGCGCGAACTGCACATCAAGCTGCGGAACACGCCCCAGGCGGCTTGA
- a CDS encoding DUF502 domain-containing protein, producing the protein MLALRKWLFSGLLVIVPLFITLAVLKWIIDTLDQTLWVLPGAWQRWLYENNIRGLGVLLTLAILLVVGAVASNFVGKRLLGWGDAVVRRIPVVRSIYSSVKQVSDTLFSENGNAFRTAVLVQWPRENVWTIAFVTGAPGNEVAAHLGNEDFLSVYVPTTPNPTGGYFVMLKRSDCIELKMSVDEALKYIVSMGVVVPGGPAVLATKPSNS; encoded by the coding sequence ATGCTCGCCCTGCGCAAATGGTTGTTCTCCGGCTTGCTGGTGATCGTTCCGCTGTTCATCACCCTGGCGGTGCTGAAGTGGATCATCGACACGCTGGACCAGACGCTCTGGGTGCTGCCCGGCGCCTGGCAGCGCTGGCTGTACGAGAACAACATCCGTGGGCTGGGCGTGCTGCTCACCTTGGCCATCCTGCTGGTGGTCGGCGCCGTCGCGAGCAACTTCGTGGGCAAGCGCCTGCTCGGCTGGGGCGACGCCGTGGTGCGCCGCATTCCGGTCGTGCGCTCCATCTATTCCAGCGTCAAGCAGGTCTCGGACACGCTGTTCTCCGAGAACGGCAATGCATTCCGCACGGCGGTGCTGGTCCAGTGGCCGCGCGAAAACGTCTGGACCATCGCCTTCGTGACCGGCGCGCCGGGCAACGAAGTGGCCGCGCACCTGGGCAACGAAGACTTCCTCAGCGTCTACGTGCCCACCACGCCCAACCCCACGGGCGGCTACTTCGTGATGCTCAAGCGCAGCGACTGCATCGAACTCAAGATGAGCGTGGACGAAGCGCTCAAGTACATCGTCTCGATGGGGGTGGTCGTTCCTGGCGGCCCCGCCGTGCTGGCGACCAAGCCATCCAACTCATAA
- a CDS encoding FmdB family zinc ribbon protein: MPIYAYKCSACGFAKDALQKMSDAPLTVCPACGASAFEKQVTAAGFQLKGSGWYVTDFRDGGGKKSEPATAPASGDSAKPADSSSPAAAPSSSSAAPSPAPAAPAPAPAATSSD, encoded by the coding sequence CGGCTTTGCCAAGGACGCCCTGCAAAAGATGTCCGACGCGCCCCTGACGGTGTGCCCGGCGTGCGGCGCGAGCGCGTTCGAGAAACAGGTCACCGCCGCCGGCTTCCAGCTCAAGGGCTCGGGCTGGTACGTGACCGATTTCCGCGACGGCGGCGGCAAGAAGTCCGAGCCCGCCACCGCGCCCGCCTCCGGCGACAGCGCCAAGCCCGCCGATTCTTCTTCTCCCGCCGCGGCTCCTTCCTCTTCCAGCGCGGCTCCCAGCCCCGCTCCGGCGGCCCCGGCACCCGCGCCGGCCGCCACAAGCAGCGACTGA